The sequence below is a genomic window from Cataglyphis hispanica isolate Lineage 1 chromosome 13, ULB_Chis1_1.0, whole genome shotgun sequence.
agttttttctttattcgtgACGCGATCTTAAcgagtattattaaattatttgaatactttttaactttaacatatgtatgtttaaattaaaacattatatattatttattattatatattattttatcataaaagatattttatttataaaattataatatttataaaaagaaccAATATTTTACGTGCATGattgtcaaatatttgataaacttGTCTATGAAGTTCATGTAAAGTTTTACCAAGTTAGAGGAATTAATCGAGATTCTCTTTGTTgtgtaataacaataataacacaatataCTATTATCGAAGCGTGACTTACTCATTGGCTTTGTTGTTTCGCTCGACGGTCTCTTGTTTCACAAAGCTGTTTCCGCTGTTTTCCATATCGCTCTGAAATTACAAGGCGAATCGTCGGCGAGGAGGAACACGAACGATGCGGGCGCGCGGACAATTGACAGAGGACAAACCGAGCCAAGTTGATCGGCGGCAAAGCCGCGACAGCGCGTGGGTTACGATGCGTCGGGAGATGTCATTAGATGTGCGTGCGGCTTGGTTCTCTCCTGACgtgtttacatataaatattatgaacgCGGACGAGAGAGGCGGGCGACGCGCGCGCAAGAAATGACGATGACCCGGATCGGTGTCCGTTCGATTATCTTCTGTCCGTTTAACAAAGGCGCTTCTCTGATTTAATGTAGATGATGCAAAACGATCGATCTGTGTCGTTCCAATTTCCAACGCGTCTATCAATTCAGAAAATCGGgacaaatatgatataaaagctCTTATCGTGAAAAATTAGTTTTGCACTATCAGCAGCTTATACTTGATTTTCGATCGCATAATCGTGAACAATAAGGACGAATTTATTTTCGGTTATCGGATCGTTTTTCACATCGACTTTTCACATCGACATGATCGAGATCGAGTATTATCGGATTATTAACGGAAAtgtttttcgattttcttcGCTCGTTTTGCTCTGATTCGCTTCGCCGCCATGaccaaaataaattctctcgaAAAACACAATCATCATTAGCGTATGAAATGAACCGTATCGAAAAATGTACGGTATCTCTAAAAACTCATCATTAATAATGcgatcgaatattttttacgatcgcgtgaatattatcgaataaatttacatatgtcGCACACAATGTATTTACTTAGTCCGTTTTTGttactttaaatttcttctttccctctgtttattacataaaaggaaaatattaaagatattttacaaatgttacaagtttatttcttataactaACATAGTAGACAATTATAAATCACATTGGTATAACATGAACTGAACATGTTCATAAATAACCGAAGGAATATTGTATGTATCCTCaacaattatcaattattggatttttcgatttttcgcTTCTGaagtgaataaatttttcttgaaaaagttttatttattataacacaaaatttttttaaaaaccataatttatattatacaaaatatggatctaataagaacaaaaataacaaaaaccttcggcttttaattatatcaatatttctgaAAGTTTACGAGTACTGGCaagtatttacatataaagtgccaaatatcaattacaaaagtgaaatatggaaattgttattaatacttattaatcTACTGCGAACagaaatttcttgttttagaATTTCCcctatagaattttataaaattttttcataaattttatataaatttaatttacaattcttCATGTTTCAAGACATCATCGACAATTTCTGCAATAAAgagtaaacataaaaatttcgtgaaaaaagatatacgcacatatatgcaatatatatatataacttaccACTATCTTTTTCCGTTTGTCTAtttgcattttctattttctgctGTAGAGCTTTAATTTCTTCATCATAACCTACCCATTCGGGCAAAATACGCATGGCTGCTTGTAATTTGGCTTCTTTAGTCATTGGATTAttacactaaaaaaaaaaaaaaattaatatttttttttggggagtaaatataaaaatattataatttatcattatgaaatacatataaataaaaatacatactaAATCTATAGTTTTAGCATATTGCTTGGATGCATCATCACACCACGTTTCACACCATAGCCACTCCTGTGGTAATGTCTTGATGGCCACTTGATGTATCATATTATTTGGGAGatcctaaaattaattattgattattttttaaatataaaaaaaaagaaaataggatATCTTAAGatcattaataagaaatataatctattattttctatatctttataaatactaaaaaCATTCATGTACATTACATACTTGATCAAGATTTGATAAGCTGTTTGGATCTTGACTCAATGCTTGATACTGTCCTCGTAATCTATCTCCGGCTGCGATGCGACGGAACCGCTTGAGATCTACTACGTATAACGCGCTGATGTGATAAGCTCGTCCTTGCAAATGATTTCTCCAATATCCTTGTTTCCAAAATCGAAATCCATCCATTTCAGTTCTACTATCACAAAACGGCGTATATGCATATGGCGCACCGCCGAGATCCAAATTTGCTAATTCCTTCAAATCTGCTCTTACCAcctgtataaaatcaattatgtaattttacacaaataatatctatatcgttgcattttaaattgtgcttatattatgtatacctGATCAGCatcgacaaatattatttttttaacgttcaACGGGAATAACACGTCGAGGAATAAGATCTTGTATCCCCAAATAGTTCTTTGTTTCTCGGTTTGTTGATGAAGCCAACGAGGCCATTTGTATTGCACAAGTTCATATTCAAAACCATATTCTTTAGCCATATGTGGCAAAAAATCCTatgtcatgaaaaaaattttaataattgttttcataactagcattatttagaacaaaataatgtttcacTCTGCTATATGTCAGCCACTTACTTTTACAGTTGGTGATAGGTAATTCTTTAAGAACCAGAACTTCACCGGCGTCTTGGTGTGTTTAATAACACTTAGCATCATGATCTTCAGGAATCTTTCATATAAGTGGCcagaagcgagagagaaaatatttaacttctCATCTTGGTCTTCGCTTTCGTCTGTTGTAAATGTCCTAGTTTTGAAAGTATGTCAAAACATATAAGACATATCAAACATTAGTataatttaactattttatcaGTCGCGATTaggtatttaaattaatatgggCTACATTATCAAAGGAGAGAATgatattttaagttaattaagACAGCAGACAGAAGACAAGAATACATATGGTGACTTGGAATTAAGTTAATGTAAATGAATTGTAAATGTAATCAAGTTTAagtatattaagattattgaTTAATCAAATGTTACAATTTCAAGCCACATATATGTTCGTTTTTGTAATGCAGATGTATTTTACTCTGGATTTCTTGTTCTttgatacttatttatatgtatttatagaaaaatgataGATGTACTTAACTACATAATGAGAAGCTTACCAAAATTTGGCAATgctaaaaaagagagaacaaaTAAAAGTTAAGTTCAAAGATAACCGAGAATGCATTATGCATGCTATGCATTATGTACTAACACCCAACATTAGGAAAtgtggaatataaaaatagtttgagTGAGTTGGACATACCTAGAAATGGAGTTCCATAATCCGGAATCCTTCTCGTTGTCCGATAAGAGATCGAATCCCGCCTTGTCTGGCTTCTTAGATACCTTGACTTTTAGCACGTGGCTTCTCAAAGAACTTATCAGAACTTTCACATCATTGCCGTTTTGAATAACATCTTGTCCGTCGACAGTGGTGAAGTCGTATATTTCCGCGGATCTTCCCTGTCGAAGTCGTAGTACCCATTCGCCAGGATTTGCCTTGAGCTGGAAGTATCCTAAATTCGCCATTACTATGGTGTCAACCATTACGGGTTGTTTCTCGGTGCCTAATGTGAATTGAAGGCCTCTCGGTGGATTTCCCATTACTGCTTCGAAACAATGGCCTTCGAGCAGCAAATACTCCAATTCAAAttcactaaaataatatacatataaaagtcagcaaaattgaaataagaaGATCATATTGAGTATTTTGATTCTTTTACCTATGGACACCAATTGCAACATTATCCAGCTTAATGTTATCTAAATCATAAACACTGCGGACTACTTCTACTAGCCAATTTTCAGGAGCATGAATGTATTGCGTTAATAATGAAGAAGTGGGAAGTTTTGTAAACTTCGCGATAGAGCCACTGATATCTCCTTCGATTGTGAATTGTAGCTCAGGTTCAAGCACAAATCGATAAAAGCTAGGGAATGAaacgaaagaatatataaaagaatatataaaaaaatatataaaaaaatatataccatcctaattcaagaaaaagaattataaagaaaataaaatatatcattctaCCTTTTCAATGGCATATCGCTGTTCTTGTCTAAGCAATTCaagaatacttttatattacaatttaaagctTGTTGTACTGTTTTCAATATTGGGCCCAATTTTTGAGCACCACGTGAAACTGGATCTACGATAGCGATAAAGTCGAAGGCTACTTTATTAGGATCGGCTGTTGGAATTTTTATGACACtgcaaaatgaaaataatcattcttgcatgtaatattaatactcagagtttcatatatatattgtgtataaattctaaatttttgatttatattttaaaaattattttacctgTGATCATCCCCATGGAAAGGAACATCGTATCGATTTCGAGTTTGAGGACGTGGTACTAAGAGTGAAGTGATTTTCATAATCATATCATCCGTGATGTTATTCTCCTCttctagaaaaatatcataaacaatttattatttctatgatgttaattgaaaaaaatattacaagtaaTACATATCGTATATACCATATTATCATACCATATTCATCTTCATTAAAGATtcgatctttaattaatttcataaatagtTTATCTCCATAAGTACTTTGGCTAAATCTTTCTAATAAAGAGAAGTCATCACTTGTAAATTCTTCGCCGCTATCCAAAGGGCCGATAATACGACCGTTGCATAAAACTGCTCTCGCACCAGCTTCCAAGTTtaagacatttttaatataatgttgatgtaacattaatatttgattttgattttccaACAGTGCCATCACAGATTCGTCctgaaataaaatcgaattattaACGCGGAAAGATTTctaacaaaatgtaatatcatctataaaaatacatttcttaCTTCAATCTCAAAACTACCATCGGCAATGAGAGCTGCATTATCTTCTCTGATTACTTTACGTGTGTAAAGTATAGCTCTTTCTGGTGACAATGCATTTAATGCAGCAAGaacaattttgttaatatcagACTTTGAATTCACGTTACCTTCCGCATTAACGATAATACTAACTCGCGCATCGGTATTTGATtcctatagaaaaatataagagctttatatttttataaaaaatacatacgaaattatataaagcttgatttttaaattacatactaCATATTCAAGCGCCTCTCGTAGTAATTGTCTACCAGACAATGATCTCAAATCAGCTACAATCCAAAAGGAATATAAATGATGCACGCTACTGCGTCGTGGTACGAAGAAGTAATgcattttcttcattaaataaGTTGACAGATCTTGAGAACTccactttatataattctcatctTCAGGAATCGTACCGATTAAATTTAGCCATGCATTCTTGTCCACTTTTAAAATACGTTCGTTCAAACTAGAAAGCGAAATAAACAGTGGAatgagtaaataaataataaaagtgaacataaatttattataataactcataaaatattaattaagagttATATTTACCGTGGCATAACGTATGGTTGATTCATCAGAAAATCAACGACATCGTCTCCTTCCGTTACTTCACCACGATATACTGCTTTTTGCAATGCAGGTGTTTGTGACATAATAGTAGATAGTACTGCTTCTTCGTATGATTCATAATTCATCTGACTGGGCGTCAGAGGTACACCATTCAATAAAGCTTGTGGGAATTTCTTGAAACCACATCGTTTTATGAAGTCGCTGGCTAAATGCCGTCCCACGTCATATTCAGACTCTTCCCCGAGGATGTAAGGTATATTAGCGGACGAATCTTTGGAtttgataactttttttatatcatctatGTCAGCACCATGTCCAATGTAATTTcctaactaaaataaaaataaattttatccttCCTCTTGATATGGACATTGATATCAAATGATATGAAGTTTTACCTCTGATAAGAAATGTAAAGCCTCTttaggatttttattttctgcaaaatagTGATATGCATTGTTAACTGCAACACTAGCATCTGTTAAACCTGTTACAGATGTATTATAATTCGTCACGAAGACAAATCCGACTCTCAGTGGAGCAGAATGTGCATAAAGAGATTGCGCTAGAGCTATTAATGACATGGAATCTTCGCTTAGGggatcaataattaatacctACAAAAAAGATAGGTAAgtatttgaaacaaaatattaattattatcatttaaaatttagtaatactaactaaattatataaatttcttctaataTTTCTGAGCATGCCTGGGAAAGTTGGTCGTAATAATTCTGTCAATGACCGTGACCATCTACTATAACGTGaatcattttcaatatcattaaTCCAATTGATCGCAGAATCCCTTATATccattgcaaaattttgattatctgTGCCTCCAGATAAATCCAATGCCAACAGTTTActcatttttttgttactaaagcctgtaataatttgtaaggatataattcttgatttggtaatatattaataaaatatttaactgatatatagaaaaatatagttcTTGTACCAATTTTATGAAGAGCTTCCATTACTCGTAATTCGCTTCTCAAAGATTCTAAAAGAGTTAGTATATCAATAGCTtccaaatcaaaaaataagcCATTGATGAAAAGCGCCGTGTCAGTTGGTTGTATATTTAGACTTGCCATAAATATTTCCTGATTCAGTTTCATTTCCTTTTTCATATCACTATTCACCTTAGTTCTAATTAGAGATTTCGCCTACGAAGagagatacaaaaatatataaatcattatatacctattaaataatatatatatgcatttaattatgtcattttaaattgtgtttagaattcgatatttaaaataaatacctgCATAGgaaaattttgcgatatatcAGTCAAGATGTTTAGTGCTTCCACAGAAGGAGAATTCATGATCCTTTCAGCTGCCTGGTGACTCAATTCTTGAAATTGCCATACTTTGAAAGCTCCGATCTCGTGACTACTTTCCAATAAAtgcatttgtattttatcCAATTTGGCTTGTTGATTTGGATATAATGTTCtaaaaagatgatatattACATCATAGTAAtgcaatgcaaaatattatacaaagagATATAAAGTGAATACTTTATATCCTTACTAACCACCTTACTTTAAAATCATGAAGTTGATTCCTTCAATTTCTTCCATGCCATCATTTGCCTCTTCTGAATTCTTTCCTGTATTGTCTTTGATATCAGAATCATCTGTCGCTTTGTATTCTGTAGACTTCATTTGCAATTCTACACCATAACCTGATAAACGCAATTTCTTATCTGTTCTATCctgtaaattgtttttatgaaaaatgcaattgttttgcaatatattataaatgtctaaaacataattctatttctattgttACCTTTACATAATGACGAAGAATATAATTGATCCTCTTTGTATCTGctatatttttcagtttttcatGGAAATCAATAAATGTAGAAGTCCCAATCTGAccatataatatgattaccTTATCAGATTCTGAAGTATCCAAGTATCGGTGGTCTACATCATAGGTATCTATAGTTTCCCATGTATCCTGGAaagtaaatagaatataatgatatatcctaatattatatcagtagaacgaaattgaaaattataaattaccaACCTGTTCTAGTAATAACCTATCTATATCTTGTAGAGAACAAGTAAATGTTCCACCAATGTTAACAATATTGTTACATCCATAggaagaaacatttttattcacagCCATTTGAGAAAACATTTCAACACGTGCGGAATAAATACGTAAAGACAATCCTAACTTAAAAACTGCTATCTCTGattcagataaatatttttttgccaatTCCAGAATTAAGTCATAACTCTCCTTTTCTGTAGCTGAAGTAAATTACGTaaagattgagaaaaaaatgattatcttgaaaaatatgtattttaccaagtcaattaaattaaaaccgCGTAATTACCTATTACAAGATTACtaatttttctagaatatGCATCAATAAATTTCCAAAAGTAATTTGGATTTTCATCGCTAAGATATTCAGCTGCTTCGAGAACAAGAGGTGTCTCATTCCACTTAGCATTTATTAAAGTTGTCACATATTTGTTAGTCTTTTTGTCAGCCCCAAGTTGAGTGGAGCATAACAagagcatataaaaaaatatgaacacCCCCATCTGcaacattaaagaaaaatatgttactgATTATGTTACAatctcatttattaataaaatgatagattTTAAACGAATAGATGCGtttctaaatgaaaaaaaaaaggaactgctttgttaataaaattttgcacgaTAAATTTTCACTGAAACTCGCcgtcaattaaattttaatacacgtGCCTATCACATTTGACACATCGACATATAAGATGTTAGATGAAATCCATACGTGCCGCATCCCATAATTATTGACAAGTAATGTTATTACAATGTGTATTCTTTAATCTCGCCGATAACCTGAGCTCTGATCGTGAGACTCTCTTTACGTACCTCTTTCCgcgagttttataaaaaaattatttcagctACGAAGAAGATGCATCAATGATTATAGCCAATCCATGCAATGCACGTGCCACGCTCGCAATATCCCGGAACGGCGAGCAGCTGATCTAAGAGCAATCGTATTATCATACGGTGAACGTATGTATAATGTGACATAGAATTGTATATTGTCGGTGCTGCTGATAACTGGTGGCTGGTGGCATTCGAACTTTTTGTCATGGATTTCAACGAAACAGAATGACGCAAAATTTTCGAGATGCATTCAAAAATCTTACCCGTAGAGTAGCATTTAATTGACCAATTAGAATACAGAAATCTTGGTTACTTttatcctgattggtcaattaagGAGTATTCTatctatgaataaaatttttgaacgcaTTCTCGAAAGATCATGCATAGCGCTCGATATTTGTCTATCTCCATTGATCAGTTCAAGTAATTGTGCATttcattacatacatacaaatagataaaactaaatttcatatttatatttgtgtataaaacaattttgcatatttatttgttttaatgaaTACGGAAAATCTgctctaaattatttaagaatttattttcaaaaaaaattcattttatatttatatttaaaaagtccactttatgtatatatatatatatatatatatatatatatatatatatatatatatatatatatatatataacaatttgaatataaatagtcaaataaataaatggcaaaaattatttaataatttttatgaacgaCAATTGTACTAATATATCGAAGAGGCTctcttgataaattatattatattaattgataaatctttaaatatttgagatatcTCTTAGAAGGAGACCAATGTACGAATTGTGTAATATACAACGtacaatctatttattatttacaacaaTGTACCAATATTACGTAAAATGTACCACATTgcatcttatttaataatagatcgCTTATCACactgttttaaaaaatcgcgCGTGATCGTGCCGCGAGGGGGAGCGCGGTTCGCGTTTCAGATCGATTCAAACTAGCGCGACTTCGTGATGATCCACCGCGAATTTCGCGCCTTTAACGTACTATTCGAAGTGCAACAGGACGA
It includes:
- the LOC126853893 gene encoding UDP-glucose:glycoprotein glucosyltransferase isoform X2, with product MGVFIFFYMLLLCSTQLGADKKTNKYVTTLINAKWNETPLVLEAAEYLSDENPNYFWKFIDAYSRKISNLVIATEKESYDLILELAKKYLSESEIAVFKLGLSLRIYSARVEMFSQMAVNKNVSSYGCNNIVNIGGTFTCSLQDIDRLLLEQDTWETIDTYDVDHRYLDTSESDKVIILYGQIGTSTFIDFHEKLKNIADTKRINYILRHYVKDRTDKKLRLSGYGVELQMKSTEYKATDDSDIKDNTGKNSEEANDGMEEIEGINFMILKTLYPNQQAKLDKIQMHLLESSHEIGAFKVWQFQELSHQAAERIMNSPSVEALNILTDISQNFPMQAKSLIRTKVNSDMKKEMKLNQEIFMASLNIQPTDTALFINGLFFDLEAIDILTLLESLRSELRVMEALHKIGFSNKKMSKLLALDLSGGTDNQNFAMDIRDSAINWINDIENDSRYSRWSRSLTELLRPTFPGMLRNIRRNLYNLVLIIDPLSEDSMSLIALAQSLYAHSAPLRVGFVFVTNYNTSVTGLTDASVAVNNAYHYFAENKNPKEALHFLSELGNYIGHGADIDDIKKVIKSKDSSANIPYILGEESEYDVGRHLASDFIKRCGFKKFPQALLNGVPLTPSQMNYESYEEAVLSTIMSQTPALQKAVYRGEVTEGDDVVDFLMNQPYVMPRLNERILKVDKNAWLNLIGTIPEDENYIKWSSQDLSTYLMKKMHYFFVPRRSSVHHLYSFWIVADLRSLSGRQLLREALEYVESNTDARVSIIVNAEGNVNSKSDINKIVLAALNALSPERAILYTRKVIREDNAALIADGSFEIEDESVMALLENQNQILMLHQHYIKNVLNLEAGARAVLCNGRIIGPLDSGEEFTSDDFSLLERFSQSTYGDKLFMKLIKDRIFNEDEYEENNITDDMIMKITSLLVPRPQTRNRYDVPFHGDDHSVIKIPTADPNKVAFDFIAIVDPVSRGAQKLGPILKTVQQALNCNIKVFLNCLDKNSDMPLKSFYRFVLEPELQFTIEGDISGSIAKFTKLPTSSLLTQYIHAPENWLVEVVRSVYDLDNIKLDNVAIGVHSEFELEYLLLEGHCFEAVMGNPPRGLQFTLGTEKQPVMVDTIVMANLGYFQLKANPGEWVLRLRQGRSAEIYDFTTVDGQDVIQNGNDVKVLISSLRSHVLKVKVSKKPDKAGFDLLSDNEKDSGLWNSISSIAKFWTFTTDESEDQDEKLNIFSLASGHLYERFLKIMMLSVIKHTKTPVKFWFLKNYLSPTVKDFLPHMAKEYGFEYELVQYKWPRWLHQQTEKQRTIWGYKILFLDVLFPLNVKKIIFVDADQVVRADLKELANLDLGGAPYAYTPFCDSRTEMDGFRFWKQGYWRNHLQGRAYHISALYVVDLKRFRRIAAGDRLRGQYQALSQDPNSLSNLDQDLPNNMIHQVAIKTLPQEWLWCETWCDDASKQYAKTIDLCNNPMTKEAKLQAAMRILPEWVGYDEEIKALQQKIENANRQTEKDSEIVDDVLKHEEL
- the LOC126853893 gene encoding UDP-glucose:glycoprotein glucosyltransferase isoform X4 is translated as MGVFIFFYMLLLCSTQLGADKKTNKYVTTLINAKWNETPLVLEAAEYLSDENPNYFWKFIDAYSRKISNLVIATEKESYDLILELAKKYLSESEIAVFKLGLSLRIYSARVEMFSQMAVNKNVSSYGCNNIVNIGGTFTCSLQDIDRLLLEQDTWETIDTYDVDHRYLDTSESDKVIILYGQIGTSTFIDFHEKLKNIADTKRINYILRHYVKDRTDKKLRLSGYGVELQMKSTEYKATDDSDIKDNTGKNSEEANDGMEEIEGINFMILKTLYPNQQAKLDKIQMHLLESSHEIGAFKVWQFQELSHQAAERIMNSPSVEALNILTDISQNFPMQAKSLIRTKVNSDMKKEMKLNQEIFMASLNIQPTDTALFINGLFFDLEAIDILTLLESLRSELRVMEALHKIGFSNKKMSKLLALDLSGGTDNQNFAMDIRDSAINWINDIENDSRYSRWSRSLTELLRPTFPGMLRNIRRNLYNLVLIIDPLSEDSMSLIALAQSLYAHSAPLRVGFVFVTNYNTSVTGLTDASVAVNNAYHYFAENKNPKEALHFLSELGNYIGHGADIDDIKKVIKSKDSSANIPYILGEESEYDVGRHLASDFIKRCGFKKFPQALLNGVPLTPSQMNYESYEEAVLSTIMSQTPALQKAVYRGEVTEGDDVVDFLMNQPYVMPRLNERILKVDKNAWLNLIGTIPEDENYIKWSSQDLSTYLMKKMHYFFVPRRSSVHHLYSFWIVADLRSLSGRQLLREALEYVESNTDARVSIIVNAEGNVNSKSDINKIVLAALNALSPERAILYTRKVIREDNAALIADGSFEIEDESVMALLENQNQILMLHQHYIKNVLNLEAGARAVLCNGRIIGPLDSGEEFTSDDFSLLERFSQSTYGDKLFMKLIKDRIFNEDEYEENNITDDMIMKITSLLVPRPQTRNRYDVPFHGDDHSVIKIPTADPNKVAFDFIAIVDPVSRGAQKLGPILKTVQQALNCNIKVFLNCLDKNSDMPLKSFYRFVLEPELQFTIEGDISGSIAKFTKLPTSSLLTQYIHAPENWLVEVVRSVYDLDNIKLDNVAIGVHSEFELEYLLLEGHCFEAVMGNPPRGLQFTLGTEKQPVMVDTIVMANLGYFQLKANPGEWVLRLRQGRSAEIYDFTTVDGQDVIQNGNDVKVLISSLRSHVLKVKVSKKPDKAGFDLLSDNEKDSGLWNSISRTFTTDESEDQDEKLNIFSLASGHLYERFLKIMMLSVIKHTKTPVKFWFLKNYLSPTVKDFLPHMAKEYGFEYELVQYKWPRWLHQQTEKQRTIWGYKILFLDVLFPLNVKKIIFVDADQVVRADLKELANLDLGGAPYAYTPFCDSRTEMDGFRFWKQGYWRNHLQGRAYHISALYVVDLKRFRRIAAGDRLRGQYQALSQDPNSLSNLDQDLPNNMIHQVAIKTLPQEWLWCETWCDDASKQYAKTIDLCNNPMTKEAKLQAAMRILPEWVGYDEEIKALQQKIENANRQTEKDSEIVDDVLKHEEL
- the LOC126853893 gene encoding UDP-glucose:glycoprotein glucosyltransferase isoform X3, which translates into the protein MGVFIFFYMLLLCSTQLGADKKTNKYVTTLINAKWNETPLVLEAAEYLSDENPNYFWKFIDAYSRKISNLVIATEKESYDLILELAKKYLSESEIAVFKLGLSLRIYSARVEMFSQMAVNKNVSSYGCNNIVNIGGTFTCSLQDIDRLLLEQDTWETIDTYDVDHRYLDTSESDKVIILYGQIGTSTFIDFHEKLKNIADTKRINYILRHYVKDRTDKKLRLSGYGVELQMKSTEYKATDDSDIKDNTGKNSEEANDGMEEIEGINFMILKTLYPNQQAKLDKIQMHLLESSHEIGAFKVWQFQELSHQAAERIMNSPSVEALNILTDISQNFPMQAKSLIRTKVNSDMKKEMKLNQEIFMASLNIQPTDTALFINGLFFDLEAIDILTLLESLRSELRVMEALHKIGFSNKKMSKLLALDLSGGTDNQNFAMDIRDSAINWINDIENDSRYSRWSRSLTELLRPTFPGMLRNIRRNLYNLVLIIDPLSEDSMSLIALAQSLYAHSAPLRVGFVFVTNYNTSVTGLTDASVAVNNAYHYFAENKNPKEALHFLSELGNYIGHGADIDDIKKVIKSKDSSANIPYILGEESEYDVGRHLASDFIKRCGFKKFPQALLNGVPLTPSQMNYESYEEAVLSTIMSQTPALQKAVYRGEVTEGDDVVDFLMNQPYVMPRLNERILKVDKNAWLNLIGTIPEDENYIKWSSQDLSTYLMKKMHYFFVPRRSSVHHLYSFWIVADLRSLSGRQLLREALEYVESNTDARVSIIVNAEGNVNSKSDINKIVLAALNALSPERAILYTRKVIREDNAALIADGSFEIEDESVMALLENQNQILMLHQHYIKNVLNLEAGARAVLCNGRIIGPLDSGEEFTSDDFSLLERFSQSTYGDKLFMKLIKDRIFNEDEYEEENNITDDMIMKITSLLVPRPQTRNRYDVPFHGDDHSVIKIPTADPNKVAFDFIAIVDPVSRGAQKLGPILKTVQQALNCNIKVFLNCLDKNSDMPLKSFYRFVLEPELQFTIEGDISGSIAKFTKLPTSSLLTQYIHAPENWLVEVVRSVYDLDNIKLDNVAIGVHSEFELEYLLLEGHCFEAVMGNPPRGLQFTLGTEKQPVMVDTIVMANLGYFQLKANPGEWVLRLRQGRSAEIYDFTTVDGQDVIQNGNDVKVLISSLRSHVLKVKVSKKPDKAGFDLLSDNEKDSGLWNSISRTFTTDESEDQDEKLNIFSLASGHLYERFLKIMMLSVIKHTKTPVKFWFLKNYLSPTVKDFLPHMAKEYGFEYELVQYKWPRWLHQQTEKQRTIWGYKILFLDVLFPLNVKKIIFVDADQVVRADLKELANLDLGGAPYAYTPFCDSRTEMDGFRFWKQGYWRNHLQGRAYHISALYVVDLKRFRRIAAGDRLRGQYQALSQDPNSLSNLDQDLPNNMIHQVAIKTLPQEWLWCETWCDDASKQYAKTIDLCNNPMTKEAKLQAAMRILPEWVGYDEEIKALQQKIENANRQTEKDSEIVDDVLKHEEL